Proteins from a genomic interval of Siniperca chuatsi isolate FFG_IHB_CAS linkage group LG10, ASM2008510v1, whole genome shotgun sequence:
- the LOC122883548 gene encoding transmembrane protease serine 11D, with protein MELTALLLFVSALCLTALTSPQDSCGRRALVAPPGVSRIVGGREAPKGAWPWQVSIQIQSRHHCGGTIINSLWVLTATHCFYKYLWISRRHFRVVAGLHVLSAPGDEAQIRSISEVKMHEDYDVDTADNDVTLVLLSSPFNFTDHVQPVCTPHNVTHELILNFSHCFITGWGSTYYKGRLMNRLQEAEVELIGRRTCNLITWYDGLITENMICAGLESGAADACQGDSGGPLQCYSEDEERFYVVGVTSFGEECGLPYRPGVYARTSRFAGWLKRSQTASLSAAHRLNTRVISALLSAALMLL; from the exons ATGGAGTTAACGGCGCTTTTGCTGTTTGTGAGTGCTCTGTGTTTGACTGCACTGACTTCACCACAGGACA GCTGTGGGAGGCGGGCCCTGGTCGCCCCTCCAGGTGTGTCTCGTATAGTGGGGGGCCGGGAGGCTCCTAAGGGAGCGTGGCCCTGGCAGGTCAGCATCCAGATCCAGTCCAGGCACCACTGCGGTGGGACAATCATCAACAGCCTCTGGGTGCTCACTGCCACACACTGCTTCTACAAATACCT ATGGATCAGCAGACGCCATTTCCGTGTGGTGGCAGGACTTCATGTGTTATCCGCTCCAGGAGATGAAGCCCAGATCCGCTCTATCAGTGAAGTCAAAATGCACGAGGACTACGATGTCGACACAGCTGACAACGATGTGACACTCGTGCTCCTCAGCTCTCCCTTCAACTTCACTGACCATGTACAACCTGTCTGCACTCCTCATAATGTGACTCATGAACTCATCCTCAACTTCAGCCACTGTTTCATCACTGGATGGGGGAGCACCTATTACAAAG GCAGGCTGATGAACAGATTGCAGGAagctgaggtggagctcattggCAGGAGAACATGTAACCTGATCACATGGTACGATGGCCTCATCACTGAGAACATGATCTGTGCTGGACTGGAGAGCGGGGCAGCTGATGCCTGTCAG GGTGACAGTGGGGGGCCCCTGCAGTGTTACAGCGAGGACGAGGAGAGGTTTTATGTGGTCGGAGTGACAAGCTTTGGGGAAGAGTGTGGACTTCCTTACAGGCCGGGGGTGTACGCCAGGACCAGCAGGTTTGCAGGTTGGCTGAAGAGAAGTCAGACAGCATCATTGTCTGCTGCACACAGACTGAACACAAGAGTCATCTCAGCTCTGCTCAGTGCTGCTCTGATGCTGCTCTGA